The DNA sequence AGTTATAATGGTAATTTTCGTCCATTAAAAATAGTTGATAAATTAGGTCATGTTTTAGATGAATATTATTATAGAGGTTCTGAATTAGATAGAGTTATAACAACAAATTTAGAGACAGGAGAAAAGTTAGAATTACGAATAAAAAAAGTAGAAGGTAGGCCTGGATTACAAGCTGATATATACATTGAACAAAAATATGTGGGATTTCGAGAGTGGGAAATTAATGAAGGATGGATAATATTGGGAGATATTACTATAGATGAAGGGATGCGCAAAAATGGTATTGGCTTAACGGTTTCAAATTGGATTGTTGCTTACTCAAATATGGTTGAAGGTGTTACCAAAGCAACCACATTGTCTCAAAATCCTCTGATAATTTCTATTATGCAGCGTGTCACTAAGTTAGAGACAGTTAGTTATGCTCAAGCTGCTCTTTTGGGTATTAGAAGTCTAGGAACCAATTTAAGCAATACAGATCTTATTAAAAGTATAGAGTCTTTTTCTATTGGCAATGCTGACAATCTAAGGTTTGGTGTTGATATGTATAGGGTGATATTTGATGATAGCAAAGTTTTTTCTTCAAATTATCCATCGTTGCCAGTAGGAACAGAATTGGATAATTTTGAAGTTCTTGGTGATTGGATAGTTAAGTTGGATGGAGTTGTTATAGGCCAGATTAAATCTTTTTGTTCCTTTCTGTGTTTAGGTGGAGAGATAAATCCAATTCACGTTTTCATAGACGAAGAAGGTAAAGTGGTTCAGTATTAAATAGATTAAATTGTCAATTGATAGCTCTGCAATATGAACGATAATAGAGAGTTTTATTTCTGTGCCCAAACTGTGCCCATCTTACATCGAAACATCCGTAGGCAAACGTAAGCAAACGTAACAATCCGCACTCAGTAAATCCTTTACAAATAAGAGGTTTATAGTATAGTTTATTGATGTATAAGGAGTTAAGGGATTTAGCCTAACAGAATCCCAGCCTCTCCGCTAGTTAATTTTGGCTTCAAATTAGAAGTTCCACCTCTTTTAGTAATGTAGAATATGTTTAAAAGAATACTTAAAACAGTTTACTGTAATGCATCTTTAAGCCAAAAACGAAAATTTATAAAATGTTACAAATATTTTAAGAAAGGGTGGATTATAAAAAATATTCTTTCTTCATTAGTTAGACGTTTCTTTATAATACGCAAAATTAAAAATTTTGCTCTCTTCGAACAAATGTTTTATTCCCAAAATGGAGAGGATGGCATAATAAAAGCAATATTTGGTAAAATAGGATCAACTAATAAATTTTGTGTAGAGTTTGGCATTCATCCAATGGAGGGTAATACCATTTACCTACAAAAAAAAGGGTGGAATTGTTTATGGATGGATTAAAATGGTGATGGAAAAGTTATTAGAAAAGAATATATAACTGTAGAGAATATTAATCAGTTATTAGTAAATTACAATGTTCCTAAAGAATTTGACTTGCTTTCTATCGATATAGATTTCAATGATTATTGGATTTGGAAGGCAATCAGGGGATACTCCCCAAGAGTTGTAGTTATTGAATATAATTCCTCTATTCCTCCAGCAGAAAGTAAGACTATAGAGTATGATCAAAATGCCCATTGGGATGGCACTAATTATTTTGGAGCGAGTTTATTAGCATTAACAAAACTTAGTAAATCAAAAGGGTATACTTTAGTGGCATGTGATAAAAAAGGAACCAACGCTTTTTTTGTAAAAACTGATTTGATTAAGAATAATTTCAAAGTTAAAGAAGTTAAAAAGATTTACAACCCACCCAAATATGGCAAAAAAGTCAATGGCAAATACATTGGGCACCCTCCAAGTAATAAATCAATGAGTTCTATTTTAATTAGTATTTCTTATGCTGCCTCTCTGTATCATGCTGTGTCTACGACTTTGTTTTCGACATTTTTGCAGGCTCCATCCAAAAATTACTTCACTTTATTCCGCAAAATTTGTTTAATCATATGCGTTAAAAAGAATTTATTGCTCAGTTTGATGAAATCAAACAATCTCGTAGAATAGGATTAAAAAAGCTTTAAATCGTCAGAAACAATAGACCGATAGGTAATAACTGACGTGCGGAGATTTTAGTCACTACTATTGTGTCTTACCTTTACTTTTTTGTATAGTATACGATATCTAAACGGTAAGAGAGTGTTTATAGATAATGTGAGAAAATTACTCATTTTAGCATTTGTTATGCTTTTATTATAATAAAGATAGCCTTGTAAGTATTTCTTGCAGGACGAGAAAGCGTTAAGCGATACAAATTTTCTAAAATGATAATTTGTTTTCGGGTATTACTGTTCCATCCATTCTTTTGAATCAAAGGATCTAAATGTAGCGGAGAGAAGAAGAGAATTAATAAGTCTCTTTGATAATTGTTTAAATAAAGAAGAGATAGATTTTCTAATTACAGGTTCTATAAAATCAATTATGTTAGCTTCTCGCTAATAAGCCATATCCCTCAGTTAGTCAAGCTGTACCTATATTAGGTATACTACCTTAGGATATTTTTATAATTTAATCTTATATGCATATATCCAGTAGACTCTTTACAAAGAAATATTTCATAGTATAGTTTATTAATGCGTATATGTTGTGGGTGTTAATCAAATAGTTATTATTGGTATTGATTGTATGGAGGTAATTGTTTAAAGAATTATTATGAAGAGTAATTTTAAATATATCTATGGTCCGGTCTCTTCCTGGAGATTGGGTTCTTCTTTGGGTATTGACCCTATATCGGGAGAGAATAAAATATGCAGCTTTGACTGCGTATATTGTCAAATAAAAGAGCTGAGTCTATTAAGCATGGAGAGAAAGATTTTTGTAGAGACTGAATTGATTGTTAATGAACTTCAGGCTCTACCTTCAGGTTTAGATATTGACTACGTTACTCTCTCAGGTAGGGGCGAGCCTACTCTGGCTTTAAACATTAAGGATATAACTATCGCTGCAAAGAGTATCTTAGGTCATCCAGTTGCTCTTCTTACTAACTCTACTATGCTTTTAAGAGAAGATGTTAGAGATGATATTTTAGATATTGATTTTGTAATAGCCAAGGTAGATGCTTGTAGCGATGAACATTTAAGGGTTATCAACAGGCCTCATGAAGATTTAGATTTTTTAAGCATATTAGATGGAATTAAGAAGTTCAAAGCTAATTATAAAGGAAAATTTGGAATCCAGATTATGTTTTTAGAGTCAAATAAATTTGAGGCAGAAGGTATTGCAAGAATTGCATCAGAATTAAATCCAGATGAAGTGCAGCTTAATACTCCCTTGCGTGATTCTAAAGTCAAAGCTCTTTCGAAAGACGATATGGATAAAATAAAGGATTGCTTTAAGGGTTTCAATGCTATTTCGGTTTATGATAGAGAGAAGAAAAAAGTAGAATCAATAAGTAAAAAAGATACAATGAGAAGAAGGGGAAAGGATTATGATAATTGATATAACTGATCTAAAATCCAAAGAGAGCGGTGTGATTATTGAGATAAAAGGCGGCTGTGGTCTTATTGACCGCCTTCAGAGCATGGGCATAAGAATCGGTAAGAGAGTCATTAAGGTTAGTTCTCATTTCTGGAGAGGCCCGCAGACTATCGAGATTGATAATTTTAAAGTTGCTATCGGTCATGGTATGGCTAAGAAGATTAGGGTAGATACAGGTAAATGAAAAATATTCTGTTAGTTGGAAATCCCAATGTAGGTAAGAGTGCGATATTCTCTCGTCTTACCGGGGCAAGGGTTGTTATATCTAACTTTTCTGGCTCAACCGTTGAATATACAAAGGGTCGAAGTAAGATCTTCGGAGATATTGTAGATGTAATAGATGTTCCAGGTACATATAGTTTGAAACCCAATTGTTGCGCTGAAGAGGTTGCAGTTAAGATGATTGATGAGGGTGATATTGTTATCAATGTAGTTGATGCAACGAATTTGGAAAGAAACCTCTATCTCACCCTAGAATTAATCGAAAGAGGTCTGCCTGTTATAGTTGCGTTAAATATTTGGGATGAGACAAAGCATCGTGGGATTAGTATAGATATCAAGAGATTAGAAGAGCTGTTAGGAGTACCTGTTGTAAGTACTTGCGGTTTAACGGGGGAAGGTATAAGAGAAATAGCATCAAAGATGAAAGATTTAAAGCCAAAACAGAAAGAGGATGTTTCTGATCAGCAGCGTTGGATAGAGATAGGCAGTATTACTCAAGAGGTACAGAGACTTTGCCACAGGCACCATACATTTCTTGAGATATTAGAAGGATTGAGCATTAGACCGGTTAGCGGTCTGATCATAGGATTAATTATTATGGTAGCCTCTTTCTTTGTAGTAAGGGTTATAGGCGAAGGTGTTATCAACCATCTATTGGATCCGCTATTTGAAAATTACTGGCTTCCCGTAATGAACAGTCTAAGCACTGTTCTCTCTAAGTTTAGCTTTTTGCATTATGTGATCATAGGCAAGTTGATTAATGGAGGGATAGACTTTGGGCTCTCATTCGGGCTTTTGACTACAGGACTCTATGTGCCCATTGTAATGGTGGCTCCTTATATCTTAAGCTTCTATTTTGTTCTAGGGCTCATGGAAGATTTTGGGTATCTGCCTCGTCTTGCTGTTTTAGTTGACAATGTAATGCATAAATTAGGATTACACGGCTATGCTGCTGTTGGGATGATCTTAGGTTTAGGTTGCAATGTCTCTGGTGCTTTATCAGTACGATTACTTGAAAGCAGGAGGGAGAAGTTTATTGCTTCAACGCTTCTTAGTATTGCGGTACCCTGCATGGCTCAGATCGCTGTTATAGCCGGGTTGTTAGGGGCTAGGAGCGGTAGGGCGGTAATGATTGTATTTTTAACCCTTCTCTTGCTATGGTTCATTATAGGATATATTTTAAATAAGGTTTTAAGAGGAGAGAGTGCTCCTTTGATTCTTGAGATTCCTCCATACAGGAGACCTCATTTTAGGGCTGTTTTAAAGAAGCTTTGGATGCGGATATCGAGTTTTTTTATTACTGCGATACCCTATGTTTTGTTAGGTGTTCTCTTGGTTAATATGCTCTATGCTTTTGGAATTGTAGATTTCTTTGCTCACATTTTTTCACCGGTACTTAAAAACATCTGGGGTTTGCCGCCTGAGGCAATATCGGCATTATTGATTGGGTTTTTAAGAAAAGATGTTGCTGTGGGTATGTTGGGGCCAATGGGTTTAACATTGAAACAGCTTACTGTAGGTTGTGTTATTCTTGCCATATACTTTCCCTGTTTTGCTACTTTCATAGTCTTATTTAGAGAGCTGGGGTTAAGAGATATGCTAAAGGCGGCTTTTATTATGGTAGGAGTGGCGCTTATGGTTGGAGGAATACTTAACTTTATACTCTAACTATGAAATTTGAAGAACTGGATAAAGATAGGAAGATTCTTAACTTAGAGGCTGAGGCCATGGTTCAAGAGGTTAAAGATTCTTTTCATAAATTAGCAAAAGAGACCCATCCGGATGTTGCTAAAGATAAAAACAAGGAGAAAGCGATAGAGAGGTTCAGGGAGATATCATGGGCATATGAAGTTATTATGAATTATCTATTCCATTATAAATTCTCTTTCAAGGAAGAGGATTTTAATAAGAAACATTTAGACTTAAACAGAGGAATAAAAGACCACATGAACAGGTTCTTTGATAATTGGCTAGGAGATTTATCTATTTGACTTTTAAACCCTTATTATTTAGAATTCTTGCTATGAAAAACTTCAAGGTTCTTATCGTACTTATAGTCTTTTTCAGCTTCTTAAACAATGCGTTTTCTTTTTGGATCTGGACCCCTGAGACAGGTAAATGGATAAACCCTGATAGTTATGTTCGGGATACACCTGAGGAACAGTTTAATCTGGGTTATAAGAAATTTCAGGAGGAAGATTTTAAAGGAGCTATTGAGGCTTTTAAAAAACTCGTCAAATATTATGAAAAGTCAAAATATGCTCCGGAAGCACAGTTCTACATTGGCCAGGCTTACGAGAGGCTGGGCAAATATTATTCGGCATTTAAATCATATCAGAAGATCATAGACACCTATCCTTATACCTCAAGAGTAGATGAGGTTATATCTCTGGAATACAAGATAGCCAATCTCTATTTTGTGAGAGATAATGAAGATAGGAATTTAATAGAGAGGGTATCTTTCTTGGATGATAACTCGAAAGCTATTGAGATATTTAAAAAAGTAGTCGATAATTCTCCTTACGGAGAGTATGCGCCTTTGGCTCAGTTTAAATTAGGCCTGGTGTATAAACGAATAGGCGATTACCCCGGAGCAGAAGAAGCTTTTAAAAATCTTATTACAGGTTATCCGGGTTCTGAGCTGGCGGATGATGCAGTGATACAGCTTGCAGAGGTTGCATCAGAGAAAGAAGCCAAGGTAGATTATTCTCAGGAAGGGACAGAGATTGCAATCAAGAGACTAGAAGAGATGTCTCAAATTGGTGATATGCCTGAAGAAGGTGATAGGATATTAATAAGGTTAAAAGAGCGTAAGGCGGAGAGTCTCTATAATACAGCTAAGTTTTATGAGAAGCAAAAGTTATATGATAGTGCTGTGATATATTATGAAGAAATAGTTAAACAATATCCTAATACTGATTGGGCTGTAATAGCTGCCGGGAAGGTTGCAGCATTGAAGAAGAAGGAAAATTAATTGAAAAGATTAGCGACGTTATTATTGGCTGCTTTAATTGTCTCAGGTTGCGGTTATACTTTGAGAAGCGCTCAAGATTCACCTTATGAGACAATCTACATTCCGGTATTCTTTAATAAGATCTCTATAAATAACATCTCTTCAGATTATAAACTCTATTATCGCGGTCTAGAGATAGAGCTTGAGAATATTTTAAGAGAGAGGTTTAGATATGATGGTAATATTCTACCCGTCTCTAGTGTCCAAGATGCTGATATTGTCGTAGAAGGTGAGATATTAGACTATAACAAGAGTGCTCTAAGCTATGCTAGCAACGAGGATGTTGATGAGTATAAGATTACGGTTAGTACAAATGTCCGTCTCATAGAGAAAGAAAAAGAGCTCTGGGCTGAAAGCATGTCTGGAGAGTCAACCTATCTTACAGCAGGTGCTAATGCTAAAAGCGAGACTCAGGCTTTAAGGGATGCTCTGGGTGATCTATCCAGAAAGATTGTAGATAGAGTAGTAATTAACTGGTGAGTGCTTTTTTAATACATTCAAAAGATAGTACTCTTGCTGAGATATTTTTAGAGTCTCAGTTCAAAAGATTAAATCCCAAGAGAGTCCAAAGATATTCTTTTAAATCTATAAGTTTTGAAAATATTATAGCTGATATATTTAATTCTTCTCTTTTTGAAGATAGAACATTGTATTTTATAGATAATGCAGAAGCTCTTAAACCAAAAAATATAGCCTTCTTAAAAGAAAAAATAGATTTTACACAACTTAAAGATAGCTACATTTTTAATCTTATAAGCAAGACTTATTGGCTGCAGCTGCCTAAATGGGAGGGCATCAAGGGGTTAAAAGTTATAGAATTGCGATTTAACCCGAGCGACATAAAGCTATACCTTGAGGAATTTAGCGATAAGAAGGTTTCTCAAGAAGTCCTAAGCCATATAGTGAAGGTATATAACAAAAGCAGAGATTTTAAATCTATTCTTGATGCTGTTTCAAAAGTTGAGCTGCTTTATCCCGAGAAAGATTATATAGACTTAGGTTCTCTCAGTGAATTTCTTCAGGAGAGAGAACCGCCCGAGATAAAGTATCTTTACGAGATGGTATTGGCAAAGGACGCGAAGCGTTCTCTTGAGACAGTCTTATCTCTAAAGGAGAAAGGCTATAAAGACGAGAGAATACTTCTCTCTCTTATGCCTCGTTTTCTTGATAATGTAGATAATAGAGAGGCTGATTTTATTGTCCATCTGGAGAAGAGTTTTAAAACGGGTAAGAAAGATGCCTACTCTTTAATTTTGGATCTGATCCTGTTTTTTACACACAGAGAGATTTTTAAAATATCTGCCGGAGTTTTAAATAATGATTAAAGAGATGATAAAAGTAGGAGATAGCTTTATAGAGGCTGTTTCAATTGAATTAGATAATCATAATCTTATTGTTTTAAGAGGTAGCAGGGGTTACGTTATGTGTGGTTATCTTAGTATGGATGCAGCAGATAATTTTGGGGATGTTGCGATTAAGATAACAGGGATTAGGACAATTCAGGAAGCATTAAATACTGAAGCTGAAGAGGTTAGTAGAGAGGCTAAAAATATCGGTATCTATGAGGGCCAGAGTATTAATGAGATTCTTGAGTTAATCGTATAGGAGGTATAAGTTATGAAAAGATTAACCTTTGCCGTTACCGGTTTAGTTTTAATTTTATCTTCTTTAGGCTACGCTCAAGATAGGGTGCTTCTATTAAGAGAGGCAAAAGAACATAGGAGAGCAACCGCTGCAGTCGAGGCTTATCTAGAAGGCAATATTCTGGAAGTAAAAGTAATAGCCAGGATGGATAGGACAAAACCTAGAATATATAATGTGATAGTGATTGGTCCTAAGATTGGTCGCTTGGTACCTAAGATGCGTGAGACTCTTTATCCTACTATGGAAGACGAAGAGCCTTTTCCGACAAAAAAAAGTGGTGGTTTTATAAGGTTCTCCAGTAAAGAAGAAGCAAAGAAAACATCGGGAACGCTTACAAAAGAGCTCTTAAAATTTGAGATACCAAGCGAGAAAGTGGTAGCTGGAAAGCGTTATCAGATCTGGGTTAAGATAGAGAGCATGCAGAGAGGCGGCGATAAAGAATCATTTAAGTTTGACTTAGAGGATTTTGCCGGTTATTTCTAAAGTCTGCTTTTATAATTTTTCTCTTTTTTCTAATTTGAAAAGTAGTTAATTTTCTGTATAATATAGTTGTAGTTAATAGCTATAGTATCTTTCAATTTGCGAAGGGGGGGGGATTTTGAGGTTATACTTAAGATTTTTGATAATAATCAGTCTGTTTTTTTTATCTAATCTCAATATCAATAATTCTTTTGCCAGAAGAACAAAAACCATCCCTAATGAGAATAATCCAGACGATAAGCTTGGTTCTGATATAGATTTGGCACAACAAGAGCTTAGAGAGATAAAGCAGAGATCAGGTCTTTCTATAGAAGATTTTGCTAAGGAATTAAACATATCAGTTATGTTTATGCGTTTATACCTTGTAGGTAATATGGCTATCCCTGATGCTCGCCTTTAAG is a window from the Candidatus Kaelpia imicola genome containing:
- a CDS encoding FeoA family protein — protein: MIIDITDLKSKESGVIIEIKGGCGLIDRLQSMGIRIGKRVIKVSSHFWRGPQTIEIDNFKVAIGHGMAKKIRVDTGK
- a CDS encoding LptE family protein — its product is MKRLATLLLAALIVSGCGYTLRSAQDSPYETIYIPVFFNKISINNISSDYKLYYRGLEIELENILRERFRYDGNILPVSSVQDADIVVEGEILDYNKSALSYASNEDVDEYKITVSTNVRLIEKEKELWAESMSGESTYLTAGANAKSETQALRDALGDLSRKIVDRVVINW
- a CDS encoding DnaJ domain-containing protein produces the protein MKFEELDKDRKILNLEAEAMVQEVKDSFHKLAKETHPDVAKDKNKEKAIERFREISWAYEVIMNYLFHYKFSFKEEDFNKKHLDLNRGIKDHMNRFFDNWLGDLSI
- a CDS encoding tetratricopeptide repeat protein, yielding MKNFKVLIVLIVFFSFLNNAFSFWIWTPETGKWINPDSYVRDTPEEQFNLGYKKFQEEDFKGAIEAFKKLVKYYEKSKYAPEAQFYIGQAYERLGKYYSAFKSYQKIIDTYPYTSRVDEVISLEYKIANLYFVRDNEDRNLIERVSFLDDNSKAIEIFKKVVDNSPYGEYAPLAQFKLGLVYKRIGDYPGAEEAFKNLITGYPGSELADDAVIQLAEVASEKEAKVDYSQEGTEIAIKRLEEMSQIGDMPEEGDRILIRLKERKAESLYNTAKFYEKQKLYDSAVIYYEEIVKQYPNTDWAVIAAGKVAALKKKEN
- a CDS encoding ferrous iron transporter B, with the translated sequence MKNILLVGNPNVGKSAIFSRLTGARVVISNFSGSTVEYTKGRSKIFGDIVDVIDVPGTYSLKPNCCAEEVAVKMIDEGDIVINVVDATNLERNLYLTLELIERGLPVIVALNIWDETKHRGISIDIKRLEELLGVPVVSTCGLTGEGIREIASKMKDLKPKQKEDVSDQQRWIEIGSITQEVQRLCHRHHTFLEILEGLSIRPVSGLIIGLIIMVASFFVVRVIGEGVINHLLDPLFENYWLPVMNSLSTVLSKFSFLHYVIIGKLINGGIDFGLSFGLLTTGLYVPIVMVAPYILSFYFVLGLMEDFGYLPRLAVLVDNVMHKLGLHGYAAVGMILGLGCNVSGALSVRLLESRREKFIASTLLSIAVPCMAQIAVIAGLLGARSGRAVMIVFLTLLLLWFIIGYILNKVLRGESAPLILEIPPYRRPHFRAVLKKLWMRISSFFITAIPYVLLGVLLVNMLYAFGIVDFFAHIFSPVLKNIWGLPPEAISALLIGFLRKDVAVGMLGPMGLTLKQLTVGCVILAIYFPCFATFIVLFRELGLRDMLKAAFIMVGVALMVGGILNFIL
- a CDS encoding DUF1805 domain-containing protein; this encodes MIKEMIKVGDSFIEAVSIELDNHNLIVLRGSRGYVMCGYLSMDAADNFGDVAIKITGIRTIQEALNTEAEEVSREAKNIGIYEGQSINEILELIV
- a CDS encoding radical SAM protein, whose translation is MKSNFKYIYGPVSSWRLGSSLGIDPISGENKICSFDCVYCQIKELSLLSMERKIFVETELIVNELQALPSGLDIDYVTLSGRGEPTLALNIKDITIAAKSILGHPVALLTNSTMLLREDVRDDILDIDFVIAKVDACSDEHLRVINRPHEDLDFLSILDGIKKFKANYKGKFGIQIMFLESNKFEAEGIARIASELNPDEVQLNTPLRDSKVKALSKDDMDKIKDCFKGFNAISVYDREKKKVESISKKDTMRRRGKDYDN